Proteins found in one Paenibacillus sp. FSL R10-2782 genomic segment:
- a CDS encoding family 14 glycosylhydrolase, producing the protein MTVYRSLWNKGCLILLSLVLSLTAFIGSPSNMASAAVADDFQASVMGPLAKINDWGAFKKQLQTLKSNGVYAITTDVWWGYVESAGDNQFDWSYYKTYADAVKEAGLNWVPIISTHKCGGNVGDDCNIPLPSWLSSKGSADEMQFKDESGYANNEALSPLWSGTGKQYDELYASFAQTFASYKSIIPKIYLSGGPSGELRYPSYYPAAGWSYPARGKFQAYTETAKNAFRTAMNEKYGSMDKINAAWGTKLSSLSQINPPTDGDGFYTNGGYNSTYGKDFLSWYQSVLENHLGVIGAAAHKNFDSVFGVRIGAKISGLHWQINNPAMPHSTEHAGGYYDYNRLIQKFKDADLDLTFTALEMNDSGSAPNYSLPSTLVDTVSSIANAKGVRLNGENALPTGGSGFQKIEEKITKFGYHGFTLLRLNNLVNNDGSPTGEMSGFKQYIVNKAKPGDNGGTNPGEGGGTGNKVTVYYKKGFNSPYIHYRPAGGSWTAAPGVKMQDAEISGYAKITVDIGSASQLEAAFNDGNNNWDSNNTKNYLFSTGTSTFTPGDSGKAGAVTSGAPSGTNPGEGGGTTNKVTVYYKKGFNSPYIHYRPAGGSWTAAPGVKMQDAEVSGYAKITVDIGSASQLEAAFNDGSNNWDSNNTKNYFFTTGTSTYTPGSNGAAGTVQTGSPSGGSTPTEPSNPSNPSPLGTDWSKQSIYFIMTDRFSNGDTSNDNYGGFNSNNSDQRKWHGGDFQGIINQLDYIKNMGFTAIWITPVTMQKSEFAYHGYHTYDFYAVDGHLGTMDKFKELVRKAHDKNIAVMLDVVPNHTGDFQPGNGFAKAPFDKADWYHHNGDITGADYSSNNQSKIENGDVAGLDDLNQDNPATANELKNWIKWLLNESGVDGLRVDTAKHVPKGFLKDFDQAANTFTIGEIFSGDPAYVGDYTRYLDAALDFPMYYTIKDVFGRDQSMTKIKERYLDDRYYRDAQTNGVFIDNHDVKRFLNEASGKPGASSDKWPQLKAALGFTLTSRGIPIIYQGTEQGFSGGDDPANRENVVFNANHELYQYIAKLNRVRNSHPALQNGSQKEKWADDSFYSFQRSKNGDEAIVLINNSWNSQTRTIGNFDNLSNGTRLTNQLSNDSIQINNGSITVTLAPKEVKVFTK; encoded by the coding sequence TTGACCGTGTATCGAAGTCTATGGAACAAAGGGTGCCTGATTCTGCTAAGCCTTGTGCTGTCTCTGACCGCCTTCATTGGTTCACCTTCCAATATGGCAAGCGCTGCGGTTGCTGACGATTTTCAGGCTTCCGTCATGGGGCCGCTGGCGAAAATCAATGACTGGGGCGCATTCAAAAAGCAACTGCAAACGCTGAAAAGCAACGGCGTGTATGCCATCACCACCGATGTCTGGTGGGGATATGTGGAAAGCGCAGGAGATAACCAATTTGATTGGAGCTATTACAAGACCTATGCAGACGCTGTGAAAGAGGCAGGTCTGAATTGGGTTCCTATTATTTCTACGCATAAGTGTGGGGGAAATGTGGGGGATGACTGCAACATCCCACTGCCAAGCTGGCTATCGAGCAAGGGCAGTGCAGATGAAATGCAGTTCAAGGACGAAAGCGGCTATGCCAATAACGAAGCCCTCTCTCCATTATGGAGCGGGACTGGTAAGCAATATGACGAGTTGTATGCCTCATTTGCTCAAACCTTTGCTAGCTACAAAAGCATCATTCCTAAAATTTATTTAAGTGGTGGTCCCTCTGGAGAATTGCGATATCCTTCATACTATCCGGCAGCGGGATGGAGTTATCCTGCACGGGGCAAATTCCAAGCCTACACTGAAACAGCTAAAAATGCGTTCCGCACGGCCATGAATGAAAAGTATGGATCAATGGACAAGATTAATGCAGCCTGGGGTACCAAGCTGAGTAGCCTTAGCCAAATCAATCCGCCGACCGACGGGGACGGATTTTACACGAACGGCGGGTATAATTCCACGTATGGTAAGGATTTCTTGTCGTGGTACCAGAGCGTGCTTGAAAATCATCTGGGCGTCATCGGAGCAGCTGCCCACAAAAACTTTGATTCTGTGTTCGGTGTCCGTATCGGAGCCAAGATTTCCGGCCTGCATTGGCAGATAAACAACCCTGCAATGCCTCACAGCACGGAACATGCAGGTGGATATTATGATTACAATCGTCTCATACAAAAGTTCAAGGATGCCGATCTGGATTTGACCTTTACTGCACTGGAGATGAACGACAGTGGCTCAGCACCTAATTATTCCTTGCCGTCCACACTGGTAGATACCGTCTCCTCGATCGCAAATGCGAAGGGTGTTCGCCTGAATGGTGAAAATGCACTCCCAACAGGCGGCAGCGGATTCCAAAAAATCGAAGAAAAAATCACAAAGTTCGGTTATCACGGCTTTACACTTTTACGCCTCAACAATCTCGTCAACAACGACGGCTCACCAACCGGTGAGATGAGTGGATTCAAGCAGTATATCGTAAATAAGGCCAAGCCTGGCGATAACGGCGGCACCAACCCCGGAGAAGGCGGCGGTACAGGCAACAAAGTCACTGTATACTACAAAAAAGGCTTCAATTCGCCTTACATTCACTACCGCCCGGCTGGCGGAAGCTGGACGGCTGCACCTGGCGTGAAAATGCAGGATGCCGAAATTAGCGGCTATGCTAAAATCACCGTCGATATCGGCTCTGCCTCCCAATTAGAGGCTGCCTTTAATGATGGCAATAACAACTGGGATAGCAACAACACCAAAAACTACCTTTTCAGCACGGGGACTTCTACCTTTACTCCAGGTGACAGCGGCAAAGCAGGAGCCGTCACATCAGGTGCCCCATCCGGTACCAATCCCGGAGAAGGCGGCGGTACAACCAACAAGGTAACCGTATACTACAAAAAAGGCTTCAACTCACCTTACATTCACTACCGCCCGGCTGGCGGTAGCTGGACAGCTGCACCTGGCGTGAAAATGCAGGATGCCGAGGTTAGCGGCTATGCTAAAATTACTGTCGATATCGGATCTGCCTCCCAATTGGAAGCCGCTTTTAATGACGGTAGTAACAACTGGGATAGCAACAACACCAAAAACTACTTCTTCACCACAGGTACTTCTACCTACACGCCCGGCTCTAACGGAGCCGCAGGAACTGTCCAAACGGGGTCGCCTTCGGGCGGCTCCACACCCACCGAACCGAGTAATCCCTCTAATCCATCTCCCCTTGGTACAGATTGGAGCAAGCAGAGCATTTATTTTATCATGACAGACCGATTCAGCAACGGGGATACATCGAACGATAATTACGGTGGCTTCAATTCCAACAACAGCGACCAGCGCAAATGGCATGGCGGCGATTTTCAAGGCATTATCAACCAGCTCGACTACATCAAGAATATGGGGTTTACCGCCATCTGGATTACTCCGGTAACGATGCAAAAGAGCGAATTCGCTTACCACGGCTATCATACGTATGATTTTTATGCGGTAGATGGACATCTTGGTACAATGGACAAGTTCAAGGAGCTGGTCCGTAAGGCGCATGACAAAAATATCGCTGTTATGCTGGACGTAGTCCCCAATCACACGGGCGATTTTCAACCAGGGAACGGCTTCGCCAAGGCTCCTTTTGACAAAGCAGACTGGTATCATCACAACGGCGACATCACAGGGGCAGACTACAGCTCCAACAACCAATCGAAAATCGAAAACGGTGACGTGGCCGGATTGGATGACCTGAATCAGGACAACCCCGCAACAGCGAACGAGCTTAAAAACTGGATCAAATGGCTGTTGAACGAGTCAGGGGTCGATGGACTGCGGGTGGACACGGCCAAGCATGTACCTAAAGGCTTCCTGAAGGATTTTGACCAAGCAGCCAATACCTTCACCATCGGTGAGATTTTTAGTGGCGATCCCGCTTATGTGGGCGACTACACCCGATATCTCGATGCCGCACTGGATTTTCCAATGTATTATACGATCAAGGATGTGTTTGGACGTGATCAATCCATGACCAAAATCAAGGAACGTTACTTGGATGATCGTTACTATCGCGATGCACAGACCAACGGCGTATTTATCGACAATCATGATGTGAAACGTTTCCTCAACGAGGCCTCCGGCAAGCCTGGTGCCAGCTCTGACAAATGGCCGCAGCTCAAGGCCGCCCTGGGCTTTACTTTGACATCGCGCGGGATTCCAATTATCTATCAAGGCACCGAGCAAGGCTTTAGTGGGGGAGATGATCCTGCCAACCGGGAAAACGTCGTTTTCAACGCCAATCATGAGCTGTATCAGTACATTGCCAAACTAAATCGTGTGCGCAACAGCCACCCTGCCCTGCAAAACGGCAGCCAAAAGGAAAAATGGGCAGACGACTCCTTTTACAGCTTCCAGCGCTCTAAAAACGGCGACGAGGCCATTGTACTCATCAACAACTCGTGGAACAGCCAAACTCGTACCATTGGCAACTTTGACAATCTGTCCAACGGTACCCGTCTAACCAACCAGTTAAGCAACGATTCCATTCAGATCAACAACGGTTCGATCACCGTGACGCTCGCTCCGAAGGAGGTTAAAGTTTTCACCAAATAA
- a CDS encoding putative holin-like toxin, protein MEVKDALTLMMMFGTLLVALIGLIVTIVIALNQNKKK, encoded by the coding sequence GTGGAGGTTAAAGATGCTCTGACATTAATGATGATGTTCGGCACGCTATTAGTAGCGTTGATCGGATTAATCGTTACGATTGTTATTGCGTTGAACCAAAACAAAAAGAAATAG